A genomic window from Cydia amplana chromosome 3, ilCydAmpl1.1, whole genome shotgun sequence includes:
- the LOC134662392 gene encoding uncharacterized protein LOC134662392 produces MDVADGIKDMDLIKGMDEVDGIKDMELIKDMDEADGTREEALIKDVDRVDHTEEPDLTKDVVVVAKEEIEDRGKDGVPTMSRIMMKRQHSSAEICKEKFIISV; encoded by the exons ATGGACGTGGCGGATGGAATCAAGGATATGGATTTAATCAAGGGCATGGACGAGGTGGATGGAATCAAGGATATGGAGTTAATCAAGGACATGGACGAGGCGGATGGAACCAGGGAAGAGGCTTTAATCAAGGACGTGGACAGAGTGGATCATACAGAGGAACCGGATTTAACCAAGGACGTGGTTGTGGTAGCCAAGGAAGAAATAGAGGATCGAGGCAAGGACGGAGTACCAACTATGTCGAGGATAATGATGAAACGACAGCATTCTTCTGCGGAAAT ATGTAAGGAAAAATTTATTATCAGTGTCTAA